One stretch of Euphorbia lathyris chromosome 7, ddEupLath1.1, whole genome shotgun sequence DNA includes these proteins:
- the LOC136201112 gene encoding glycolipid transfer protein 3-like isoform X1: MVTDLFPGLSVLMISTFVSVYTSSAQRTSESEKGVRLEMKRTREIDRSSEIKSAIEEVSLMIQLKKNCVDEAHYIPTRQFLYICNLVIQVLDKIGPTMTVLRQDINQNVERLQKQCDSDPLMYSNIVEIVKKEVDQGIERKGNSSSKALVWLTRSLDFTVALLERLVKDPDRKMEQIVEDSYNISLKSWHGWISSAAFRVGLKLIPDRKTFVTLLKPKDEENDKFIADMGTLVELLLPLLQEIHSILVTQSLFLFPEFLS, encoded by the exons ATGGTTACCGATTTATTTCCAGGACTCTCAGTTCTAATGATTTCCACCTTTGTGTCCGTTTACACTTCATCTGCACAGAGAACGAGTGAG AGTGAGAAAGGAGTAAGGTTGGAGATGAAGAGAACAAGGGAAATAGATAGAAGTTCAGAGATAAAATCAGCAATTGAAGAAGTCTCTTTGATGATCCAATTGAAAAAGAATTGTGTTGATGAAGCTCATTATATACCCACAAGGCAATTTTTATATATCTGCAATTTGGTCATTCAAGTTCTTG ATAAGATTGGCCCTACCATGACTGTTTTAAGACAAGACATCAATCAAAATGTTGAG AGGTTACAGAAGCAATGTGATAGTGATCCTTTAATGTATTCAAACATTGTTGAGATAGTGAAAAAAGAGGTAGATCAAGGTATTGAAAGAAAGGGGAATAGCTCTAGTAAAGCCCTTGTTTGGCTCACCAG GTCGTTGGACTTCACCGTTGCTTTATTAGAAAGATTAGTGAAAGATCCTGATCGGAAAATGGAGCAAATTGTGGAAGATTCTTATAATATCAGTTTGAAGTCATGGCATGGATGGATTTCTTCTGCTGCTTTTAGA GTTGGTTTGAAATTAATTCCTGATAGAAAAACCTTCGTTACTCTCCTTAAGCCTAAAGATGAAGAGAATGACAAATTTATTGCGGATATGGGAACTCTGGTTGAACTTTTACT
- the LOC136201112 gene encoding glycolipid transfer protein 3-like isoform X2 — MVTDLFPGLSVLMISTFVSVYTSSAQRTSESEKGVRLEMKRTREIDRSSEIKSAIEEVSLMIQLKKNCVDEAHYIPTRQFLYICNLVIQVLDKIGPTMTVLRQDINQNVERLQKQCDSDPLMYSNIVEIVKKEVDQGIERKGNSSSKALVWLTRSLDFTVALLERLVKDPDRKMEQIVEDSYNISLKSWHGWISSAAFRVGLKLIPDRKTFVTLLKPKDEENDKFIADMGTLVELLLPLLQEIHSILTLYRLDRLKAI; from the exons ATGGTTACCGATTTATTTCCAGGACTCTCAGTTCTAATGATTTCCACCTTTGTGTCCGTTTACACTTCATCTGCACAGAGAACGAGTGAG AGTGAGAAAGGAGTAAGGTTGGAGATGAAGAGAACAAGGGAAATAGATAGAAGTTCAGAGATAAAATCAGCAATTGAAGAAGTCTCTTTGATGATCCAATTGAAAAAGAATTGTGTTGATGAAGCTCATTATATACCCACAAGGCAATTTTTATATATCTGCAATTTGGTCATTCAAGTTCTTG ATAAGATTGGCCCTACCATGACTGTTTTAAGACAAGACATCAATCAAAATGTTGAG AGGTTACAGAAGCAATGTGATAGTGATCCTTTAATGTATTCAAACATTGTTGAGATAGTGAAAAAAGAGGTAGATCAAGGTATTGAAAGAAAGGGGAATAGCTCTAGTAAAGCCCTTGTTTGGCTCACCAG GTCGTTGGACTTCACCGTTGCTTTATTAGAAAGATTAGTGAAAGATCCTGATCGGAAAATGGAGCAAATTGTGGAAGATTCTTATAATATCAGTTTGAAGTCATGGCATGGATGGATTTCTTCTGCTGCTTTTAGA GTTGGTTTGAAATTAATTCCTGATAGAAAAACCTTCGTTACTCTCCTTAAGCCTAAAGATGAAGAGAATGACAAATTTATTGCGGATATGGGAACTCTGGTTGAACTTTTACT